A stretch of DNA from Piliocolobus tephrosceles isolate RC106 chromosome 21, ASM277652v3, whole genome shotgun sequence:
tcccacccccacccccgacagCCATGGCACTTCCTCTCACCCTCCTGGGCTTGGAAATGTGTGGATACTGTGCTGAGGGCTTGGGAcacctgcccaggctggacaccCAAGGCCAGACTGTTAGAACTGTTTCCCTTTGGGTGCCCCACTCCCGGGTAGGGGTGGTGGAGAGGCGGGAAGGGCCTCTGTAAAAAGAGGAACCAGGCTGGGTGAAGAGAGGAGAAGGTGGGGGCCCAGGGTCACGCGGCCCCAACGGGCCGGAAAGGGCTCTCCCTCACCCCCATCAGCATAGACATTCGGGCAGGGAGTGTACAAAGCCAAAGGGCAGACTCAGAGGACATAAGAGGAGGCAGCTTCCCTGCCTCAGTTTACCCCCTGTGTGCATCCAGGCACCTTCCTCCCCGGCTGCCCTCGGGCCCGGGTCCCCAGAGGCCCGGGGTCCCGCCAGTGCCTGGGGGAGCGGAAGGCGAAGCCTTGAGGGGTGGCGGACCGAGTCCTGCCAGCGCCggctgggggcggggccgggAGGCCCGCGCGGCTAGGTCCCCGCCCGCTGGTTTCCTCCGGGGTCAGCCCGGCTCCTTATCAGGCGCGGCCAGGCAGCCCCGGCCCTTATCTGCACTGGGCCAGCATCCTCCGGCCGCTGCGCCGCCAGGGGTGAGAGGGAGGAAACCGGGCCGCCGGGGGCGGGGAGAGGGAAGGCCGGCCCGGGAGCCGCTCACTTTCCCTGGGGGAGACCTAAGCGGAGACCTCGGCTATCCTGGCCCTCCGAGGCCCACGAGGAGGCGCGGCCCAACGCCGGGGCCTGGAGCATTGAGGCTGGACCCGAGCGAGACGGCAGAGCCTGGCCTGACGCTGGAAACCACACCCTGGCCCAGACTGCCAACCCTGACGGGACAGAGCCAGGGCACTCACCAGGCTGCAGGAACAGTGCTGGGGTAAGAGGGGAACCGGCCTAAAGGTGGAGGACCCCGGGCCTGGGACCCAGCCTGCATTCCTTtgttcgttcgttcgttcgttcattcattcattcattcattcattcattcattcattcattcatcagcaGGGACCCACCTGTGAGGGGCCAGGCCTGCTTCCCCAGGGCCTAGCTGAGGAAGACAGGGCAGAGGGGCCAAGAGTCTCACACCTTGCTGGGACATCCTGGACTCTGGAACCAAGAGCAAACAGGGATGTCAAAACACTATGCAAAAGTGTGGATGATGgaggggcatggtggtgcatgcatgtaatcccagcactttgggagactgaggcaggaggatcacttgagcccaggagttccagaccaccctagacaacagagtgagaacctgtctctattgaaaaattaatttttttttaaacttagctgagcatggtggcacatgcctatactctcagctactcaggaggctgagacaggaggatggcttgagcccaggaatttgaggctgcagtgagctatgactgcaccactgcactccagcctgggcaacagagggagtccctgtatctaaaaaataaacgaattttaaaaagtgtggaTGCTGATGAGGGTGGGGGCTTCCAAGCCAGAGGGAGGGTTGGGACATGACTGGACTGGGCAGTGGGGTCAGTGTTTGGGGGTCTAGGGTCAGCATTTGAGGTCATAGTGTCAGTAGTGGGGTCACAGGGTTGCTATGGGGGACGTTTGCAGTGGGAGTGGGGGTCACTAGAGCAATTACAGAGCACTTTCAGGGACAGCAATGGGAAGAACCGCAGGGTGATTTCTGAGGTGCAGAGGGTCAGcctgggtggggggtggggggcatctGTGAAGGGTCAGAGTCCATCTTGGAGGGATTCCAAGCTCACATGGTATCAGTGAGTCAATGAGGAGTCTCTGGATCGGATCTTCAGATCTGAGGGTAACAGGGTTAATCTTGGGGTTTCTGGGGATCCCAGGATCAGTTAGGGGCTCCCTGTCTTGTTCCCTCTCCAGGCTGCAGAGGTGAGGGAATTCTGGAAGAAGGAGTATTTGCTCAGAGGCTGGGCAACAGCGCCCCTCCTGGGTCACAAAGAGCTCAGGGACAGTGCGCTGCCTAGCACCTAGGTGGGCGCCTCCTACTCTAACGCAGGACCCCCTCCCATGTCCTGGAAGTTTCTGGGCCTGCCCCTGCCATCTGCCTTTGCCTACTGaaacctctcccctcctcctttccccctccccctccctccttcccatttGAGGGTTTTTTTGGGCTAAGAAGGTGGGAGCAGGGCACCTAGTCCTCTTTCCCACTGGCTGCCTTCTTTCCCACAGGTGAGTAGCCCCACGTCGGGGTCCATGTGCCCGCCTCAGGCACAGGCAGAGGTGGGCCCCACCATGACTGAGAAGGCAGAGATGGTGTGTGCCCCCAGCCCAGCGCCTGCCCCACCCCCTAAGCCTGCCTCACCTGGGCCCCCGCAGGTGGAGGAGGTGGGCCACCGAGGAGGCTCCTCACCCCCCAGGCTGCCACCTGGTGTACCAGtgatcagcctgggccacagcagGCCCCCAGGGGCAGCCATGCCCACCACAGAGCTGGGCACCCTGCGGCCCCCGCTGCTGCAGCTCTCCACCCTGGGAACTGCCCCACCCACTTTGGCCCTGCACTACCACCCTCACCCCTTCCTCAACAGGTCAGTGGGGAgctggggcggggtggggtggggattgGGGGCCAGGGTCCTTGCCCACAAGGCATTAGTGACCCACGACCCCTTACAGTGTCTACATTGGGCCAGCAGGACCTTTTAGCGTCTTCCCTAGCAGCCGGCTGAAGCGGAGACCAAGCCACTGTGAGCTGGACCTGGCTGAGGGTGAGTGTGGGTTTGTGTGCACTTGTGGGTGCATGGAAGGCCTGGCTGTCTCTGTGTGGGGCTCATGTCTGTCCTCTACTCCCACTTTGGGGAGAGGTGCTTCCAGCACACACAGAGAACAGCCCACACAGGTTCTACCCATGTGCACAACCGCAGTCCCATAGCCAGCCCCACACAACCACCGCCACCCAACAGGCCAGGCCTTGTAGCCGCAGTCATGGCAAAACAGAGCATGCCGCACCAGGTATGGGAGCCACAAAATGACAGCTCCACTAGAATGTGCAGCCACGCAAAAGACAGCCACAAGACCACAGCCATGCAAGAGACAGCCACAGGACCACAACCACACACAAGACAGCCACAGGACCACAGCCACTTAGGACCATGGCCACACAAGAATCAGCCACACAACCACAGCCACTCATGAAACAGCCACATGGCAACATCACACATAACCACAGCCATGAGACGTAAGAGTCTCACACAGCCTATGAGCCACAGGACAGTCAGTCAGTCATAATGAGAGGACCTCTCAGACCCACGAGCACACCCAGCCAGCCACATTTGGGCACACGCTGAATGAGGTCCCCAGGGACAGCTTCCCAAACAACCACAAGGAAATCTTTCCTTAGGGAATCTCAGTTATTGACATAAAGGAGCCCATAGTCACAGACACAGCAGGCCATTGTCCGTAGGCCCGGCCTGTGATGATTCTTGTCTGGGTGGCTtctgggaggggtggggagagctACCCGTGGACCCTTTGGGTGGAGAAAGTCCCAGCCCATGGCCTGGGTTTAAGTTCTCACGAGGGTGCTGCGTGCCTAGCGGGAGGGCAGGAGAGGCCGCCCTTTGGGCCATGGCGCCAACCCGGCCTTCCTTGTCCACAGGGCACCAGCCCCAGAAGGTGGCCCGGCGCGTGTTCACCAACAGCCGGGAGCGCTGGCGGCAGCAGAACGTTAACGGCGCCTTTGCCGAGCTGAGGAAGCTGCTGCCGACGCACCCGCCCGACCGGAAGCTGAGCAAGAACGAGGTGCTCCGCCTAGCCATGAAGTACATTGGCTTCCTGGTGCGGCTGCTGCGCGACCAAGCGGCAGCTCTGGCCGCAGGCCCCACCCCGCCCGGGCCCCGCAAACGGCCGGTGCACCGGGTCCCGGACGACGACGCCCGCCGGGGATCCGGACGCAGGGCCGAAGCGGCAGCGCGCTCGCAGCCCGCGCCCCCGGCCGACCCCAACGGCAGCCCCGGTGCGGCGGCCCGGCCAATAAAGATGGAGCAAACCGCCTTGAGCCCAGAGGTGCGGTGACCGCACGCGCCAGCATTTCTGAGCCGGAGGGCACCAGGGACTCGGCCCAGGGCCGTCGAGGAAGGGGCAGTGGACATGCTGCGCGTGTTCGGGTGCGAACTCCCCCGAAGAAGGACCAGTGAAGACGTCAGGGGCAAGGTCCAGGGGGTCCGGAAGGGTGATCATCGCCCCCCAAGGGACCTGCagacccttaaaaaaaaaaatcacccaccACCCTGTGGAAGTGGCCTTGCCTGGGTCCCCTTCACAGGGGCGCGGTTGGCAAACTAACATGGCAGAGCAGTCATAGGACCCAAGTGGTGCCTCATTTTTTCCGGGCTGGGGTCGCGGGGGGAGgccaggaggggctggggagcCTTCGCTTTTCTCACCGTCGGCCCCTCCCGGAGACCCAGGGACAGACGCTTGTCGACGCCATCTGCTGCGCTCCCGGCGCTTGGAGAGAGGCGCAGTATCCAAGTTGGGGACGCACCCTGCCGACCCCGACCCAGTCCCGCACGGTCGCGTTAGCGAAGGGTCAGGCGCTCTTgcgtttgtttttctttatttctttatttcacataCACATTAGCCATTCAATGGAGAAGCCGGAGAGAGTCAGGCAAAGATGGTATAACAGAAGCGGAGAGAGTCAGGCAAAGATGGTATAACAGAAGCGCAGTGacgggggcggggtggggcggggcagaGAGGGAACAGACGGGCTGGCTGCCTACTTGCATTCCGCTAGGACACtgaaaacccagaaaacaaaacagacagtAAACTACCCTTGTTTCTTATGTATCTCAGTGCAGAGACGGGGGTGGAGGGCAGAGAAGAGGGGGAGAccaggctgaaggaggaggagcagagggaGGGGGACGCTAAAGGGGAAGCACACCAAATCCATTAGTACTATATATAGATACTCGTATATACTGCGTTTCTTAGCCTAAGAAGAAACTTGTTTGACGGGACGGGCGGCCTTTGCGGTCCGCGATGCTGGTGCTGGTCGGGCGCACGGATCTCCCGGGAGGGGCCGAAGCGGGGCTGGCCCAGGCTGgcttgcggggggggggggggcgcccgggggggggggggggtgggggggagcagGGGCGGGGCTGGGGTGCCCCTCGGGCTCTCGATTGGGGGACGAAAGTTCTCGTGACTTTATTGCTCCTTTATTTTCTCTCGTGTGGGGGGTCTGTTCAGCACGGTCGGGGTGGGGGAGTGGTGGGTCGTCTGAGCCACCCGGCCCCTCTGGGACCCAGAGCGCGGCGTCCGCTCCGCCAGCACGGGGGTGAGAACAAGGCACTAGGTCGGCCGGCCAGCGCGGGGGCGGGTGTGTAAGGCAGTCGACAGGGCTGGTTgcggggtggggcggggctgTGTGCGGGGccgtgtgcgtgcgtgcgtgcgggCGCGGGCCTGGGCAAATCGACCTGTCAGCGTGGCTGGTCCTGTCCTGGAGCGTCGAGCCTTCCCGGTGTTCCCCGGAGTGGGTCGGGGATAGGATGAGAGATGTTGAATGGGGGCGGGAGGGGCGCCGGGAAAGAGGGGAGGAAACTACCAACTTGCTGAGCGCGCTCCTGATAATGCTGGTGAGGGTCAAGTTGGCGTCTGGCTCAAAGAAGGGCGCTcggggcagagagggagggagggaggggacgtTTGTTCGTTGGCATTGACCTCTGCGGGGGAGGGGCCGGGGACCCCTGCCGCGCCCCTGTACCCGGACGGGGATGGGGCAAGGAGGGGGTGCTGGGCCCCAGGGAGGGGCGCCCGGGGAGACCCGCGACCGGAGCAGTCCAGCCGCCGGGGGCACGCCGCTGTCCCGTTCCGTTAAACTCAACAAAGAAGGGATATGCGTATTCCTAACAAGTGCAGGATATTTAATTGATTCATAAACTTATGTATAATAGTTTGTGGGTTCTTTAAAACGTACTTTATAATGTAAGAAGCACCAGGGTTTTATGtttaattatcttaaaaataatttttctctcgtccttttcctttttgatcttgtgttggttattttttaaatgtcgaggtgttttttttaaactctaaaaTGTGAACGTTTCCTTCAGCCCTCCCACCGAAACTGAGAACGAACGACgaaacaaataaaaaccccaGATCATCCTCGTCAACGCAGGAAAacgacttgaaaaaaaaaaaaactaaaaacgaacgaaaaaaaagggaaaaacactCAGCTTTCGTTATCCCCGCACAGGGCGGGGCAGGCCCGGTTCTTTTAGCGTCCCCAGAGCCGCGAGGACATtacaacaaaaatagaattttttttttcttaatctcttaACATACAAAGATAGGAAAACTCTCTGATGCATTGCACTtggttcaatgaaaaaaaaaaaaaagttcatttcccccatatatatttttgttttttttttttttctctcctaacaCGTCCCCACATCTCCTGTTGCCCTCATTGCCCCTCACAACAACACTTGGGAAAGGAgcagcccccaccccctgcccgcCCGGGCAGCCCCGCCGGGCACGCTCCGGCCCGGGCCCAGCTGGCCTGCAGCTTCCGACCTCGCCCGGGCAGGCGCCCCGCAGACCCTGGCTCCCAGTCACACAGCGCCCGCCCGAGGCCCGACTGCCGTCGAAGGAAAGGGCACGTGCGGCCGGACAGGGAGCCCCTTCTGCTTCGCTCTCAGCTCTGACCCTGTTTAGCCAACCGAACTGAAAAATCATTGCACTTTGACCGCGCGTCACGCCCGGCCCACCCGGCCCCCCACCCCCGGGGCCTTACTCCCCATGCCCCGGGAGACTCCCGCAGGATCCACTGCCCCTCAGCCCTGGGGTCCTCTAGGGCTGCACGCTGAGGACAGGGGGAGGGCTTCACTCAACTTCCAACAAAAGCCGCCCCTGGGCTCAGCCACCTGGTGGCTTCCAGCTGGGTAGCAGGCACCACCTGCCTGCCCCTTCGGCCCCAGGTCGCtgacctcctcccctccccagacactccctcctctcttccctccctccgcATGCTCAGGGCCACAGCCTCACAAACTAGATTCACAATAAATACAGCCCATAACCCACCCCTACGTGGTGCAATGTTGGATTTTCTTTCAGAGGATCCTGACCTGTGCTTTGTGTTTTCATAcaatgaagaaagagagaaagagagagaggcacaAGGACTCGAGAAGGGGCCAGGGACGGGAGACGCAGGAGGAGGGAgtaaggcacagaaagacaagccaGAGGGGCCAAGTCACACCCTGGAGGGGAGCTGGGCATGCtcatcctcccctccctcccagggGGGCTTCTGAAGACCCTCTGGACAGGCCCCCCAACCCTCCTtgagggaggagggggctggggggGGAGAGCTACTTCCTGTGGTGTGTTGCCAAATTGTTCCCAAGTTGCTCAAATGGAGGAGTTCCCATTCCAACAGCAAAAGACCCAAACAATGAATGCCCCACCCCTAAATAAAGATTAAAGACATTACAGCTAAAATCCAGAGAAAAGTGGCcacggggcgggggcagggggaaAGTGGGGGGCACAGAAAGCTCCAAAACACTTTTGAAAAGGACGACACCCAACACCCTCCCAAGGAACTGAAAGTCGGCGAGCAGGACGCCTACCTAAGCGCAGGTGGTGACTtagcggcggcagcggcggctgCCTGGTCCTCCTCGCTTGGCTCCGGGGTCCCCTTTCTGCTCCACCCTCCGGCCCGGCCCCAGCAGGGCAGTCTGCgtgaggggcaggggcagggactgATGGGGCGGAGCAAGGGCACCTGCATgcagggctgggggcgggggcgACCTGGGGCCCGACTCCCCTCCCTCGTGGCAGGAAGGAGGCCCTCCTGGCCtgcagagagaggggagagggggccTGTCCCAGGCTAGGACGAGGCCGTCGAGAGCATTCCGACTTTCTCCTATGGACTGTACAGAGGGGTCCAGGGCCCCAGGAACTGCTCTTGCGGCTCAGGGTGGGGTGACAGAACACCCTCCATTCTGGGACACGCAACTAGCTCCAGGGGTCACCCCCTGCCCGCCTGGAGGCTTTTAGCccgagggtggggtggggtaagTGGAGGCTGCTCTCCCCCTCCTGGTCCGGAACAGCTGGGGGAAGAAGCTGGAGCcttggcagggagggagggagggagggagggagggagggagggaggaagggaagggcgGAGTCTGGAGGGCAGAGCCTGAGGGATCTAAACCCCATCATCTTTACAAGCTGGTCCTCCAGGCTCCCTAGGACAGCTCCGACCATGTGGAGGGTGGGGTTCCCCTAGGAAGGGGTGAGGGTGGAGGCCAGGCCCCTTCAGAACTGTGCTGGTTGCTTTGTTTGGGGACTTTGTTCCTTCCCCAGAAGGccggggtggggtggtggggaggaagGCAGTTCTGCatcctttcttgctttctgtcCTCTACTTGACAGAGTCCATGTCGCGTGTTTCTTTCTGCTTGGCTGCTGGTGCACAGCTCCACCGAGACCCCTTCCAAGGGCTCTCCGAGAACTGGGCTGCTTCTGGGGCCCACAGGGGTCCCCGGGCTGGAGGAGAGAAGGGCTGAGTGGCTGACGACGTGTAATTTTTGCTTTTcggtggggctgggctgggctgggggattTTTCCATGTCTCAAAATTTCTTCTCCCCCCTTTCGAGGAAcctcttcttttcattttgttgtttcttttgtcgATCTTATCAGAGGAACCAGGACTGAAACAGGATGAAAAAGAGGCGATACTGAGAACAGCTGTGGCAGGTCCCATCTCCCAAAGAGCCAGGGTGCCGGGCAGCCACCACCCACCTCGTTCCGGTGGAGAAGAAAGGGCATCCccattctctccctccctcctgcgaGAACCCTGCCCCCTCAGAGACTCTGCCCCTAGTGCTAGAGTCCAGCTGGCCTTCCCGTGGGCACTGTGCCCAGCGGGCGGGACCCCCATGGCTGGCGCTGGCACAGGCCTGAGATCTGGCCATGTTTCCAATTGTTTAGGTTTTTGTGTGGGTCCTGGAGGATGGGGAAGATGCCAGGCTGGGGCTTTTGTACCCAGAGGGGTTTTaggaatggggtgggggtggcccAGCTTCTTGCtgagttttctttctgtctctctggattaAAAGCAGAAATTCCCATCTATATACCCCAGCCAAGGTCCCACAGGCTGAAAAGCTGGGGGCAGAGGAACCACATGGCTTCAGTCCCTAGTAGCGCCAGGCCTAGGGGAGGGGCCACGTAGCCCACGGTGCTTGATCTTCTACCCTCAGGACACTAGACACTGAGGAAGGACCTGAGGCTCCCTGGGGTGAGCGTCGCTTCCTTCACAATGCCAGCAGGGGGTGCTGCCTTCTCACAGACAGGGCCTTGTCTGCCTGTGTCTGGTGGCTCAGCTCAGAGCACACCCAGGGCAGACCCCAAGGGACTGAGCTGCTTGGCTATGCCCTCCATGCAAGGCTCCAGCCCCACCTCCTGGCCAAGTGGTGGGTCAGGGTCTACTGTGGTCTACTGGGCCTGGGTGCACCTGGTAGTACCCTTGGGCCAAAATGAGGGTCCCTGAAAATGCATCTTGGAGCCTCTTCCAGGCTGTCACAGACTCTGGTCTGCAGAGGCCAGGCAGAGCCAACTACAGAGCACGTACCAGGTCCTGGTTCACTCCACCCCTGCCCTGATCCCACAgggaagccaggcacagagtgggTGGGTGAcctgcctgaggccacacagccctcgggcaacagagccaggGTTCAAATGTAAGGGGCAGCGCAGGCTGTGCTCCTAACTGCTGCCTGTGCTGCGAGCACGAGGAAGCAGGTTCTGTGGTGGCCGGAATGCCTGTGCCCTGCCTAGGTCAGGGCAGCTCATCTGCCGACTTTTCAAAAGAAACCAGAAGCCCAGACAGAATTTCGTGCGAAAATTTCCAATACTTAAAACATTGCTTTGGTCACACATTCTGCCTGCAGGCCAGACCTGCTCTCAGGCTCTGGTTTGGGACTGAGGATAGGGACACTGGGTTTCAGAAAGGGCCTTGGAGATCATCTAGCACTTTCTGTGACAATGGAAATGTTCTCATTTCCATtgcagtagccactagccacaagTGGTTTCTAAGCACTTGAAATGCGGCGACTGTAACTGAGGAAccaaatttttctttacttaataagttaatttaaatgtaaacagcCACACGTGGCCCGTGGCTACCACAATGGACAGTGCAGATCAAGAGCATCTGGAAGTGTGGGGTTTGGGATTGCCACAATGACCAGGCACTGCTGGGTGGGCAGAAATGCTAAACTTCCTGCATGTGCTGGACAGTACACACAAGAGACCTGCCCTCTCTCGGCGGGGCTCCTCAAGCACCTGCCCCAAGTCCAACCGGTCAATTGACTACAGGCCAAACAGAGGCTCACTGGAGCCTGGTGAGGCTAAGGCGGAAACCCAGGTCTGAGGCATCCCCAGAGTGGATGGGGGAGAACCGGCCCGCAGCCAGCTCCTGGGCTTCTGGCCCAGGCCCGGGGGTGGGAACCGCCTGGGCTGGGTGACCCCCACCCGCCACAGGCTTGGGCCTGTTCCCTGGGACCCCCTTCCCAAAGGGAGACTATAGAGGAACCCTGTGCCATTGCTCCGAGGTTGAGGGGGAGGCTGGCTATGGTGGTGAGCCCACCCCTCTCCTCACCAGGCAAATGAGGCTTGTGGACAATAGGACAGGGAGGGCCCCACCTGCCCTATCTGCCCCTGGCAGACCATGCCAGGGCCCCACACTGGCCCCTTTGGGGTTTCCTGAGCTGTACAGTTGAGGACAATTGCCAATGCTCAGACTGGGGGGTCCTCCTCAGGGAGGGAAGACTCTGGTTCCAGGTCTGGAGTTAGGGACAAAGGCTGCCCCAAGGGGGCTCCCCGGCACCTCCCCAAAGGTCCCAGGAATGGAGGATCTGCTGCCAAGCACAGAGTGGCTTTCTCTGCTCACCCCTCCCTACTTCCTGAGCCAGTTCCAAAATTGATTAAAACTAAGTAAAAAGCGCTGCCCAGGGAATGACAAAATtgctaaaattctcttttcttccctcattCTATTGTTCTCTCTCCATCTGGTGCTCCAGAGATCAGCTAAAGTCACTGGTTACTGTGGAAACCACCCCCGGTTGTACCCCCTGCACCCGTTGCAGCCGCCTGCCTGCCCCCAGGCCCAAGGGCTCCAGCTCCGCTTGTCCGGTCAGCTCCAGCTCCCCCCACCACTCCCAGACACACCTGCCTGCTCAGGGGCCCTGGATCCCCGCTGGGACTCCTTCCTCCTACCTCCTGGAGCCCAAGACACAGGGAACATCGGGGGAGACAAACTTTCCCAAACTTGCCTCAAACTCTGACTTGGCCCCCAACGTCCAAGCAAAGTGAGCAAAGAAAGGAGGCAGTGGAAACAGGGTTAGCAGGGAGGCTCGTGGCAGTGGTCCCCCGGAGCGGAGCGCACAACCGACCGCAGAGCTGCGAGCAGCCCAGGCAGGcggcaggagggagggagcaaTGGAGCCCTGCAGCCTGGTGCCAGCCCAGAGCCAGGAGGGGAGGCCCGCCTGCTGTCCCTTCCTCTGGCACCCCCTCCCGCCTCTGCCAGCAGGGCTCTCTCGGCCtccctggcacagagcagagggGGCTGGCTCCAGCCCCTGCTCGGAgccattgtttttcttctcaacACCCCCAAGTTCAAGTTCATCTGGGTGTTACATCATGTCTGGTTGCTCCTGGAAACCAGACGGGTCAGACGTGACTCTGGGGAAAGGGGGTGGGAAGCTGGAGGGGGTTGAagttctcttcccctcccctccttgcCACTAGGGAGCTCTGAAGTTTGAAGTTTGACAaagttttttggctttttttttttttttttttgggggaaggaaaggaaaaaaaaaaaaaaaaaaaaaaaatctcaaaccaCACACAAAACTTCCATCCACCAACTTTCTCTGGACTCAGGCCCCAgagcagagagaggcagagcaGGAGACGAGAGGTGGCCCCAGGGGCTCTTGACAGAGGTGGATTTCCCAGGGCTGAGGACACCTCCAAGGAGGTGTTTTTGTAAAATGTGCAAAAGAAAGATATTTGCATGTTCTTTTTCAAAACCCTGGGCTGTAAAAGCCTCAGGGCCCCTAAAGCTGCCTCTGCCCTCCTCCTGAGATGGGTCTTCCCTGTGCCCCCAAGGGCACTGGGCTCTGTGGGCACTGGCCTCTAGGGTCTCCACCTGGAGGGCTAAGAGTTGTCTTATCTCTTGCTTGTGACAGGGATCTGTCTCCTTGTGAGAACTAGGGGTGGTGTCAGCAGGAGATAGGAGCAAGGATGGGGTCTCCAGCATGCTGGTCTTCTCCCTAACAGGACTCCTGAGGACTTGGGTGAGGAGCCTCTAGGGCAGtggcctgccctgccctgccctcagtGCCAGTCTCTGGGCACACAGCCCACCAGGCCCTCTGTCCCTCCTCCACCCGTCACCCAGCCCACCCAAAgccaggggaaagggaaggggtaGGGGCCAGGGCTTCCAGCCGGGGCGGGTGAAAGCAGTGAGGCAGACTCTATTCTCCTCTGGATGGGCCTCAGGCTTCCATCTTTGCttccaccaggcctggcccagagggtctCTAGACTTGGGTCCTTGGCCGCCTTCCCCAGGGCCAGGGCTGTCAGAGCTAATTATCCAATTAGCTGATTAGCCAGGGAGCCTGGGGGCTGCCTGGGGAGACAGGCTCAGCTGGGCGTGCAAAAGCCTGGGCCCTCCAGCCCCGCCTCAGACCTCTCTCTCCGTTAGCCCCAAGGACTCCAGGCTCTTCCCTAACACCAAGATGCTCTGCAACCCTGCCTGCTCTCCTGGTCCCTGCATCCAGGTGGTGGGCAGGGTCTCCTACCTGAGACTGCTGTGGGATGTTCAGAAAGTTGCCGTCCCGGGGTCCGATGCTGACAAACCGGTTGGCAGAGGAGGCGCCTGTCGTTGCGAATGCTGTGGGgagcaggggagagagggagagacccTGTCAGGCCTTGGGGCCCACCTGGGCACTGCCCCTCGGGGCtgctgagagagggagagactgagTT
This window harbors:
- the LYL1 gene encoding protein lyl-1 translates to MCPPQAQAEVGPTMTEKAEMVCAPSPAPAPPPKPASPGPPQVEEVGHRGGSSPPRLPPGVPVISLGHSRPPGAAMPTTELGTLRPPLLQLSTLGTAPPTLALHYHPHPFLNSVYIGPAGPFSVFPSSRLKRRPSHCELDLAEGHQPQKVARRVFTNSRERWRQQNVNGAFAELRKLLPTHPPDRKLSKNEVLRLAMKYIGFLVRLLRDQAAALAAGPTPPGPRKRPVHRVPDDDARRGSGRRAEAAARSQPAPPADPNGSPGAAARPIKMEQTALSPEVR